From a single Bacillus sp. NEB1478 genomic region:
- the gltX gene encoding glutamate--tRNA ligase, giving the protein MTTEVRVRYAPSPTGHLHIGNARAALFNYLFARHLGGKFIIRIEDTDQKRNIQGGEESQLNHLKWLGMDWDESVDIGGEYGPYRQMERLDLYQKYTDELLTKGLAYKCYCTEEELEASREEQMAKGDTPVYDGHCRHLTDEDRAALEAEGRKPNIRFLVPQDRTITFDDMVKGEVSFESSGFGDFVIVKKDGIPTYNYAVVIDDHEMAISHVLRGDDHISNTPKQLLIYDALGFEHPKFGHTTLIVNENRKKLSKRDESIVQFIEQYKDLGYLPEALFNFIALLGWSPGGEEEIFSREEFIKIFDASRLSKAPAVFDTQKLTWLNNQYMKQQDPERIVELCMPHLIKAGRIAENPTPEEQEWVTKLVALHLEKMSYGAEIVDLTELFFKEEIEYEGEAVEVLQGEGVPAVMASFLSQVEDSESFEAEDIKAMMKAVQKETGQKGKNLFMPIRVATTGQTHGPDLPAAVALLGKEVIVKRLNNVLSKISK; this is encoded by the coding sequence ATGACAACCGAAGTTAGGGTTCGATATGCACCAAGTCCGACAGGGCATTTACATATTGGTAATGCACGTGCAGCTCTTTTTAATTATTTATTTGCTCGTCATTTGGGCGGAAAATTTATTATTCGAATTGAAGATACAGACCAAAAGCGCAACATTCAAGGTGGAGAAGAAAGTCAGTTAAACCATCTTAAATGGCTTGGAATGGATTGGGATGAAAGTGTAGATATCGGCGGGGAATACGGACCGTACCGCCAAATGGAACGTTTGGATCTTTATCAAAAATATACAGATGAACTTCTTACAAAAGGTCTTGCTTACAAATGTTATTGTACGGAAGAAGAGTTGGAAGCTTCCCGTGAAGAGCAGATGGCAAAAGGAGATACACCTGTTTATGACGGACATTGCCGCCATTTAACAGATGAAGACCGTGCTGCTTTGGAAGCAGAAGGACGTAAGCCGAATATCCGTTTCTTAGTGCCTCAGGATCGCACAATCACGTTCGATGATATGGTAAAAGGCGAAGTTTCTTTTGAATCCAGTGGATTCGGCGATTTTGTAATCGTAAAGAAAGACGGTATCCCTACGTATAATTACGCTGTTGTTATTGATGATCACGAGATGGCGATTTCTCACGTACTGCGTGGAGACGACCATATTTCAAACACGCCTAAACAATTATTGATTTATGACGCTCTAGGTTTCGAACACCCTAAATTCGGCCACACGACTCTTATTGTGAACGAAAACCGAAAGAAATTAAGCAAGCGTGATGAATCAATTGTTCAATTTATCGAGCAGTATAAAGATTTAGGATATTTACCCGAAGCATTATTCAATTTTATCGCGCTCTTAGGATGGTCGCCGGGCGGAGAAGAAGAAATCTTCAGCCGCGAAGAGTTTATTAAAATCTTTGATGCTAGCCGTTTATCTAAAGCGCCTGCTGTTTTTGATACACAAAAGTTGACTTGGCTGAACAACCAGTATATGAAACAGCAAGATCCTGAAAGAATTGTTGAATTGTGTATGCCTCACCTAATAAAAGCGGGCAGAATTGCAGAAAATCCGACTCCTGAAGAACAAGAGTGGGTAACAAAACTTGTAGCCCTTCATCTTGAAAAGATGAGCTATGGTGCTGAGATTGTTGATCTGACAGAGCTTTTCTTCAAAGAAGAGATCGAGTATGAAGGAGAAGCGGTAGAAGTTCTGCAAGGTGAAGGTGTGCCTGCAGTTATGGCTAGTTTCTTAAGTCAGGTTGAAGACAGTGAATCATTTGAAGCGGAAGATATTAAAGCGATGATGAAAGCTGTTCAAAAAGAAACAGGTCAAAAAGGAAAAAACTTGTTTATGCCGATCCGTGTAGCTACAACAGGTCAGACACACGGTCCGGATTTACCAGCTGCTGTTGCGTTGTTAGGTAAAGAAGTAATTGTAAAACGTCTAAATAACGTATTATCGAAAATTAGCAAGTAA
- the ispF gene encoding 2-C-methyl-D-erythritol 2,4-cyclodiphosphate synthase, with protein MMRIGQGFDVHAFSEGRPLIIGGVTIPYEKGLLGHSDADVLLHAVTDALLGAAGEGDIGKHFPDTDPAYKGADSKRLLLDSWKLVENKGYRLGNVDCTIIAQKPKMLPYIEEMRAVIARIFDVSTEQINVKATTTEKLGFPGREEGIAAQAVVLIEK; from the coding sequence ATGATGCGTATCGGACAAGGTTTTGATGTACATGCGTTTAGTGAAGGCAGACCGTTAATTATTGGAGGAGTGACGATTCCTTATGAAAAAGGTCTATTAGGCCATTCAGATGCGGACGTTCTTTTGCATGCAGTTACGGATGCATTGCTAGGTGCAGCGGGTGAAGGAGATATCGGCAAACATTTTCCGGATACAGACCCTGCCTATAAAGGTGCAGATTCGAAACGTTTATTGCTTGATTCTTGGAAACTTGTCGAGAATAAAGGATATCGTTTAGGAAATGTAGATTGTACCATCATCGCACAAAAGCCTAAAATGCTGCCGTACATTGAAGAGATGCGTGCTGTCATTGCCCGTATTTTTGATGTTTCAACAGAACAGATCAATGTAAAAGCAACTACGACAGAGAAACTTGGATTCCCTGGACGCGAAGAAGGCATAGCAGCACAGGCCGTTGTTTTAATTGAAAAATAA
- the cysE gene encoding serine O-acetyltransferase produces MFSRMREDIRVVFEKDPAARSSLEVILTYSGLHAVWAHRIAHRVFKRNWFFLARVISQISRFFTGIEIHPGAQIGRRFFIDHGMGVVIGETCIIGNDVTIYQGVTLGGTGKEKGKRHPTLEDHVLVATGAKVLGSLTIGKNSKVGAGSVVLQNVPPNATVVGIPGRVVIKDGVKVGCELDHRDLPDPVSDKFRELQLEMKKLSEEMEKLKKGSEV; encoded by the coding sequence ATGTTTTCTAGGATGAGAGAAGACATACGGGTTGTTTTTGAAAAAGATCCAGCCGCTAGAAGTTCACTTGAAGTCATTTTAACGTATTCGGGATTACATGCAGTTTGGGCACACAGAATAGCTCATAGAGTATTTAAGCGTAACTGGTTTTTCTTAGCTCGCGTGATATCACAAATCAGCCGTTTTTTTACCGGGATTGAAATTCATCCTGGAGCCCAGATCGGAAGACGTTTTTTCATTGATCACGGAATGGGAGTAGTGATTGGCGAGACGTGTATCATCGGGAATGATGTGACCATTTATCAAGGGGTAACACTTGGAGGTACAGGTAAAGAAAAAGGAAAAAGGCACCCGACACTGGAAGATCACGTTTTAGTGGCAACAGGAGCTAAAGTTCTTGGTTCGTTAACAATCGGTAAGAATTCTAAAGTAGGAGCGGGATCAGTTGTCCTGCAAAATGTTCCACCGAATGCGACAGTGGTCGGAATTCCGGGCAGAGTCGTCATTAAAGATGGAGTTAAAGTGGGTTGTGAACTCGATCACCGTGATTTGCCAGATCCGGTATCAGATAAATTTAGAGAATTGCAGCTTGAAATGAAAAAATTAAGTGAAGAGATGGAAAAACTGAAAAAAGGGAGTGAAGTTTAG
- the ispD gene encoding 2-C-methyl-D-erythritol 4-phosphate cytidylyltransferase codes for MNYWTVIPAAGQGKRMNAGISKQWIELLGRPVLAYTLDVFEKDPNCKGVILVGSEQELKQMNEFVQTFQYTKVREIVPGGSERQHSVFEGLKKVPEDCGLVLIHDAARPFITEHHIGQLVKIAAETGSAVLAVPLKDTVKRVVENQVEETIDRSSLWAVQTPQAFRLSIVKQAHEQAADEKWVGTDDASLVERIGENVAIVMGDYHNIKLTTSDDLLFGQAILVERQGGKA; via the coding sequence GTGAATTATTGGACAGTCATTCCTGCTGCTGGACAAGGTAAGCGGATGAATGCCGGGATTTCGAAACAGTGGATCGAACTTTTGGGCAGACCGGTGCTCGCCTATACACTGGATGTCTTTGAAAAGGATCCAAATTGCAAAGGCGTTATTCTTGTTGGCAGTGAACAGGAACTGAAACAGATGAATGAATTTGTACAGACATTCCAATATACAAAAGTGCGTGAAATCGTTCCAGGTGGAAGCGAGCGGCAGCACAGTGTTTTTGAGGGATTAAAAAAAGTTCCGGAAGATTGCGGACTGGTCCTTATACATGACGCTGCTCGTCCTTTCATAACAGAGCATCATATTGGGCAGCTTGTTAAAATTGCGGCAGAGACTGGATCTGCTGTTTTAGCGGTTCCTTTAAAGGATACCGTGAAACGAGTCGTTGAGAACCAAGTGGAAGAAACGATCGACCGATCCAGCTTGTGGGCTGTTCAAACCCCGCAAGCTTTTCGTCTTTCTATTGTAAAACAGGCGCATGAACAAGCGGCAGATGAAAAGTGGGTCGGAACGGATGATGCAAGTCTTGTGGAACGAATTGGAGAAAACGTGGCTATTGTAATGGGAGACTATCATAATATAAAATTAACTACGTCTGATGACTTGTTGTTTGGACAAGCGATTCTTGTAGAAAGACAGGGGGGAAAAGCATGA
- the cysS gene encoding cysteine--tRNA ligase has translation MSIVIYNTLTRQKESFVPLEEGKVKMYVCGPTVYNYIHIGNGRPPIVFDTVRRYLEYRGYDVKFISNFTDVDDKMIKAAKEMGSDVPTIAEKFIRAYHDDTCALGVKKADAHPRVTETMPEIISFIENLIKKGFAYEAAGDVYYKTRSFNGYGKLSHQSIDDLKSGARIEVGEKKEDPLDFALWKAAKEGEIYWESPWGKGRPGWHIECSAMAKKYLGDSFDIHGGGQDLAFPHHENEIAQSEALNEKPMAKYWMHNGYINIDNEKMSKSLGNFVLVHDLLKQIDAQVLRFFMLSVHYRNPINFSQELLESAETSLNRIKTAYENLKHRLTVTADLAEDTDKWSAIVDDARAKFIEAMDDDFNTANAISILFDFSREANVYLQEKNTSKDLIVSFIQLFDELAGVLGIVLKREEELLDQQIEALIEERNQARKDKNFARADEIRDLLKEQNIILEDTAQGVRWKREK, from the coding sequence ATGAGTATCGTGATTTATAACACGCTGACACGTCAAAAGGAATCTTTTGTTCCGCTCGAAGAAGGAAAAGTAAAAATGTACGTTTGCGGTCCGACCGTCTACAATTATATTCATATCGGCAACGGAAGGCCGCCGATTGTTTTCGATACGGTAAGAAGATACCTGGAGTATAGAGGATACGATGTGAAATTTATCTCTAACTTTACAGATGTTGACGATAAAATGATTAAAGCAGCGAAGGAAATGGGGAGCGATGTTCCAACGATTGCCGAAAAGTTTATTCGAGCTTACCACGATGATACGTGCGCTTTAGGTGTTAAAAAAGCAGATGCACACCCCCGTGTAACGGAAACGATGCCAGAAATTATCAGTTTTATTGAAAACCTGATCAAAAAAGGATTTGCTTATGAAGCAGCTGGAGATGTTTATTATAAGACTCGTTCTTTCAATGGTTACGGCAAGCTGTCCCACCAATCCATCGATGATTTAAAATCAGGAGCAAGAATTGAAGTCGGGGAAAAGAAAGAAGATCCATTAGACTTTGCTCTTTGGAAAGCAGCGAAAGAAGGGGAGATCTATTGGGAGAGTCCTTGGGGCAAAGGGCGTCCGGGCTGGCACATCGAGTGTTCGGCGATGGCTAAAAAATATTTGGGTGATTCATTTGATATTCATGGGGGCGGCCAGGATTTAGCGTTTCCGCATCATGAAAATGAAATTGCTCAATCTGAAGCATTGAATGAAAAGCCGATGGCTAAATATTGGATGCATAATGGGTATATTAATATTGATAATGAAAAAATGTCCAAATCACTGGGGAACTTTGTTCTGGTACATGATCTTTTAAAACAGATTGATGCACAAGTACTTCGATTCTTTATGCTGAGTGTACATTACCGCAACCCAATCAATTTCAGCCAGGAACTGCTGGAGTCTGCCGAAACAAGCTTAAACAGAATAAAAACAGCTTATGAAAATTTAAAGCACCGCTTAACGGTTACAGCAGATCTAGCTGAAGATACGGATAAATGGTCAGCAATAGTGGACGATGCGAGAGCTAAGTTCATTGAAGCGATGGATGATGATTTCAATACAGCTAATGCGATCTCGATTTTATTTGATTTTTCAAGAGAAGCAAATGTTTACTTGCAGGAAAAAAATACGTCCAAAGATTTAATCGTAAGCTTTATTCAGCTTTTTGACGAATTAGCTGGTGTGTTAGGAATCGTGTTGAAAAGGGAAGAAGAGCTACTAGACCAGCAGATTGAAGCTCTTATTGAAGAACGAAACCAAGCCCGTAAAGACAAGAATTTTGCGCGTGCCGATGAAATTCGTGACTTATTGAAAGAACAGAACATTATTTTAGAAGATACTGCACAAGGCGTACGCTGGAAAAGGGAAAAGTAA